One genomic window of Corynebacterium sp. sy039 includes the following:
- a CDS encoding MFS transporter, whose amino-acid sequence MTKNYNPWRILSALCIGFFLVMVDQTIVAVATPDIKTALDADYNQTIWFTSAYLLTFCAPLLLSGRLGSYLGLRKLFISGVSIFTLGSLLCALSHTPLQLILARAIQGLGAALILPQSMTIIAHVFPAHQRGKAMGIWGAVAGVGSLIGPLAGGAILEWTSWHWIFLVNVPVGIIAVILTARWVPALTPDPTHSSQAMDIPGSLLSILGLGLTVYGLQEGEVRDWDSTTALIIASGIAILGLFIYAETKVSHPLLPLRLFRYKNFGKTAIAITTMGFGITGFAVPFMLYAQSIRHWSPIESGLLLLPMALAAAILAPVVGKLIDAHHPALITLIGYSAMSLGSFALGALLDIDTSLVLLIGVLVVLGIGNAFVWAPTSAVALRNVPQEDAGIGSGVYNTFRQLGAVIGSAATGALMQNRLAHVADTPQGTPPDIAPDMAIIVHNSARAFGESIYLSAAVFLIGIAAAALLRKSSA is encoded by the coding sequence ATGACTAAAAACTACAACCCCTGGCGAATACTCAGCGCACTCTGCATAGGATTTTTCCTCGTCATGGTGGATCAAACCATCGTTGCCGTTGCCACTCCCGATATAAAAACCGCCCTCGACGCCGACTACAACCAAACAATCTGGTTCACCAGCGCATACCTACTCACCTTCTGCGCGCCACTGCTACTCTCCGGCAGACTCGGCTCATATCTAGGGCTAAGAAAACTCTTTATCAGCGGAGTCAGCATATTCACCCTAGGGTCACTACTCTGCGCCCTTTCCCATACTCCCCTACAACTCATTCTTGCCCGAGCAATCCAAGGACTAGGCGCGGCATTGATCCTCCCCCAATCCATGACCATCATCGCACACGTATTCCCAGCTCACCAACGCGGAAAAGCGATGGGAATCTGGGGCGCCGTCGCCGGTGTCGGTTCTTTGATTGGCCCTTTAGCAGGTGGTGCCATTCTAGAGTGGACCTCCTGGCACTGGATTTTCCTGGTTAATGTTCCCGTCGGTATTATTGCCGTTATTCTCACAGCCAGATGGGTTCCCGCATTGACCCCCGACCCCACACACTCATCTCAAGCTATGGACATACCAGGTTCCCTACTATCTATCCTCGGATTAGGGCTGACCGTTTACGGTCTACAGGAAGGTGAAGTTCGAGATTGGGACAGCACCACTGCCCTAATCATTGCTAGTGGTATTGCAATCCTTGGTCTATTCATCTACGCGGAAACCAAAGTTTCTCACCCACTACTGCCTCTACGTCTGTTCAGATATAAAAACTTTGGCAAAACCGCCATTGCCATCACCACCATGGGCTTTGGTATTACCGGATTTGCCGTCCCCTTTATGCTCTACGCCCAATCCATACGCCACTGGTCACCCATAGAATCAGGATTGCTGTTACTCCCTATGGCTCTTGCTGCGGCAATTCTAGCGCCGGTCGTCGGAAAGCTAATCGACGCACACCACCCAGCTCTGATCACGCTTATCGGATACAGCGCAATGTCTCTTGGATCCTTTGCGCTTGGTGCCCTACTAGATATTGATACTTCACTGGTATTGCTCATCGGGGTGCTCGTAGTACTGGGGATTGGTAATGCCTTTGTGTGGGCTCCTACCTCGGCAGTAGCGCTACGCAATGTGCCACAGGAAGATGCGGGCATTGGCTCTGGAGTATATAACACCTTCCGACAGCTAGGTGCCGTTATAGGGTCAGCCGCCACTGGTGCTCTCATGCAAAATAGGCTTGCCCATGTGGCTGACACACCTCAGGGCACGCCACCGGACATAGCACCTGATATGGCAATTATTGTGCATAACTCAGCGCGTGCTTTTGGTGAATCTATCTATTTATCTGCGGCAGTATTTCTGATTGGTATTGCTGCTGCGGCATTGTTGCGTAAAAGCAGTGCTTAG
- a CDS encoding TetR/AcrR family transcriptional regulator has protein sequence MSIIEAWKNTTTKKRVIMDDRYSNRRQREQSQREELLLDIALTIAKTEGLHKVSPGEIAKNAEYSRATIYKIWSSREDVLAACTIRSIEKQLTMYRHILPAWEHKDPVSVLVIFCLAYLWYIQHNPTLFNLSLIGRAEENLSACSPDIKQRLSDTEAELAHLVFQLAHTTSGSDEKHIADSINAMRAMLTGLGLFSNNITTSPWHEGITNQQTAHTIVQVLHGLGWDTTHIQINQLTTELHQQLEGLERTQP, from the coding sequence GTGTCTATAATTGAGGCATGGAAGAACACAACCACCAAGAAAAGAGTCATCATGGATGATCGCTATAGCAACCGTCGTCAAAGAGAACAATCCCAACGGGAAGAACTGCTGCTTGACATAGCACTCACTATCGCCAAAACAGAAGGATTACATAAAGTATCCCCTGGGGAGATAGCCAAAAATGCAGAATACTCACGCGCAACCATCTATAAAATATGGTCCTCACGCGAAGATGTCCTCGCAGCTTGCACAATCCGCAGCATAGAAAAACAACTAACAATGTACCGTCACATACTCCCAGCCTGGGAACATAAAGACCCGGTATCAGTCCTCGTCATTTTCTGTCTTGCATATTTGTGGTACATACAGCACAACCCCACCCTATTCAACCTCAGCCTTATCGGCCGCGCAGAAGAAAATCTATCCGCATGCAGCCCAGACATCAAACAACGCCTATCAGATACCGAAGCGGAATTAGCGCACCTTGTTTTTCAACTCGCTCATACAACTAGCGGAAGCGACGAAAAGCATATCGCAGATTCCATCAACGCCATGCGCGCAATGCTGACTGGCCTCGGATTATTCAGTAACAACATCACCACCTCACCGTGGCATGAAGGCATAACCAATCAACAAACCGCCCACACCATAGTCCAAGTCCTCCACGGATTAGGCTGGGACACCACACATATCCAGATTAACCAACTCACCACAGAACTCCACCAACAATTGGAAGGACTTGAAAGGACCCAGCCATGA
- a CDS encoding FAD-binding protein: MHLYNPANNYHKAQVISPCTKKELQQALKKYKKIPVCNTGHGFHPDAAHAPHVLDLSHLRSHTWQENLVKVSAATRWKDIASSIPAGRRCVTGSFSGVGICGFLSDAGIGPDVRLVGPATNYVQELELVDRTGQCLSCSPTHNVELWEQALTTKATHTVIAQAVIATIPDETFIAIKCPVHTPDLVQWIMRWAQLCPQFPEIGSSIQIMFMQKESTVALRIVARKQSRVRVVEFLTTLGVHAEITTLAGSELAQLHQEPEHSPASFMDGLGITNTVNEEQLGAAVAQLCHIGERSPFFGFELRHCELDPALLDTSLPSQVWAGIKFVLQHGSLAHIAHDVNHEITELLGKANTRLLPNFSRLYATAC, encoded by the coding sequence ATGCACCTATACAACCCAGCAAATAATTACCACAAAGCACAGGTGATAAGCCCCTGCACCAAGAAAGAATTGCAACAAGCACTCAAGAAATACAAGAAGATACCAGTGTGCAATACCGGACATGGGTTCCACCCTGACGCAGCTCATGCACCTCATGTGCTTGATCTATCTCACCTGCGCTCTCACACGTGGCAGGAAAACTTAGTAAAAGTATCAGCAGCAACGAGATGGAAAGATATAGCCAGCAGCATACCCGCAGGCAGACGCTGTGTGACAGGTTCTTTTAGTGGTGTTGGTATCTGCGGCTTTCTCTCAGATGCAGGTATTGGTCCTGATGTGCGTTTGGTTGGGCCTGCTACAAACTATGTGCAAGAACTAGAACTTGTTGATCGTACAGGGCAGTGTCTGTCCTGCTCACCTACACATAACGTGGAGCTATGGGAACAAGCATTAACAACAAAAGCTACGCACACAGTCATTGCCCAGGCAGTAATAGCAACCATTCCTGATGAAACCTTTATTGCCATCAAGTGCCCAGTACACACCCCTGACCTCGTTCAATGGATCATGCGCTGGGCACAACTATGCCCACAGTTTCCCGAGATCGGTTCCAGCATACAAATCATGTTTATGCAGAAAGAAAGTACAGTGGCGTTGCGGATTGTGGCTAGAAAACAATCACGGGTTCGCGTCGTAGAGTTTTTAACAACTTTGGGAGTTCATGCTGAGATAACTACTTTAGCCGGTAGCGAATTAGCGCAATTACATCAAGAACCTGAGCACTCACCAGCTAGTTTTATGGATGGTCTGGGCATTACCAACACCGTTAATGAAGAGCAATTAGGCGCTGCTGTAGCTCAACTGTGTCATATAGGAGAGCGCAGTCCTTTCTTTGGTTTTGAGTTGCGTCATTGTGAACTTGACCCAGCCCTACTGGACACTTCGTTACCGTCGCAAGTGTGGGCAGGGATAAAGTTTGTGCTCCAACATGGTAGCCTGGCACATATAGCTCACGACGTTAACCATGAGATTACTGAACTGCTAGGCAAAGCAAACACCAGGCTATTGCCCAATTTTTCACGGTTGTATGCCACTGCGTGTTAA